A single window of Gossypium hirsutum isolate 1008001.06 chromosome A10, Gossypium_hirsutum_v2.1, whole genome shotgun sequence DNA harbors:
- the LOC107897172 gene encoding UDP-glucuronate:xylan alpha-glucuronosyltransferase 1, with product MREIMANLPGSLETRHRLSASIEAIYKRKINKNKVKDVEKPFHVPLQDRNTCCKSPLLKLALLLIVSASFLKLFYSSHLSSTDHLSATTSRNHFMNRWIWGEADSRYISDVDTNWDDVMKVIEKLDKKNDYQGIGLLNFNTTEISNWKHLIPDANHIVLQLPNADMNITWESLYPEWIDEEQEEDVPVCPTLPKIEVPGKRLDLIAIKLPCRNEGNWSRDVARLHLQLAAANLATSAKGFYPVHVLFVSKCFPIPNMFPCKELVLRKNNVWLYKPDLNVLREKLQLPTGSCELALPIGIKEPTYSGNAAREAYATILHSAHVYVCGAIAAAQSIRMSGSTRDLVILVDETISVYHRSGLEAAGWKVRTIQRIRNPKAEKDAYNEWNYSKFRLWQLTDYDKIIFIDADLLILRNIDFLFGMPEISATGNNATLFNSGVMVIEPSNCTFQLLMDHIDVFESYNGGDQGYLNEVFTWWHRIPRYMNFLKHFWIGDEEEVKQKKTRLFGAEPPILYVLHYLGIKPWLCYKDYDCNWNVDIMLEFASDVAHERWWKVHDAMPEKLHQFCMLRSKQKAQLEVDRREAEKANFSDGHWRIKVKDRRRKKCIDNICSWRSMLKHWGESNWTDDEFYVPTPPAINTASLSGL from the exons ATGAGAGAAATCATGGCAAATTTACCTGGTTCGCTTGAGACCCGACATCGATTATCTGCCTCAAT TGAGGCAATATACAAAAGAAAGATCAACAAAAATAAAGTGAAGGATGTTGAGAAGCCATTCCATGTCCCACTCCAAGACCGCAACACATGCTGCAAATCTCCTCTCCTCAAACTTGCGTTGCTTCTAATTGTTTCTGCCTCTTTTTTAAAGCTTTTCTACTCTTCTCACCTCTCTTCCACTGACCATTTATCTGCCACAACTTCTCG GAACCATTTCATGAACAGGTGGATATGGGGAGAAGCAGATTCTCGATACATATCAGATGTGGATACCAACTGGGATGATGTAATGAAAGTTATTGAGAAACTAGATAAAAAGAATGATTACCAGGGAATTGGACTTTTGAACTTCAACACTACTGAGATCTCTAATTGGAAGCACTTAATCCCTGATGCCAACCACATTGTTCTTCAACTGCCCAATGCTGACATGAATATAACTTGGGAGTCTTTGTATCCTGAATGGATCGATGAGGAGCAAGAAGAAGATGTCCCGGTTTGCCCCACTCTACCGAAGATCGAAGTCCCTGGAAAACGTCTCGATCTGATTGCTATCAAGCTTCCTTGTAGGAATGAAGGGAATTGGTCTAGGGATGTTGCTCGCTTGCATTTGCAGCTTGCAGCTGCTAATCTTGCAACCTCGGCCAAGGGGTTTTATCCCGTGCATGTTCTTTTTGTTTCGAAATGCTTCCCGATACCGAATATGTTCCCTTGTAAAGAACTTGTCTTACGAAAAAATAATGTCTGGTTATACAAACCAGACTTGAATGTGTTGAGAGAAAAGCTTCAGCTTCCAACTGGTTCTTGTGAACTTGCACTTCCAATTGGGATCAAAG AGCCAACATATTCAGGGAATGCAGCTCGTGAAGCATATGCAACGATTCTGCATTCAGCTCACGTATATGTATGTGGGGCTATAGCTGCGGCTCAAAGCATCCGTATGTCTGGTTCGACTCGAGACCTTGTGATACTCGTTGACGAGACTATCAGTGTTTATCATAGGAGTGGACTTGAGGCAGCGGGATGGAAAGTGAGGACGATTCAGAGGATCAGGaatccaaaagccgaaaaagaTGCTTACAACGAATGGAACTACAGCAAGTTCCGGTTATGGCAGCTCACGGATTATGACAAAATCATATTCATCGATGCCGATCTCTTAATTCTTCGAAACATTGATTTCTTATTCGGGATGCCTGAAATATCAGCAACAGGAAACAATGCCACACTTTTTAACTCAGGTGTTATGGTCATTGAGCCTTCAAATTGCACCTTCCAGCTCTTGATGGATCACATTGATGTGTTTGAGTCATACAATGGTGGGGATCAAGGGTACCTAAACGAGGTCTTCACATGGTGGCACCGGATTCCTAGGTACATGAACTTCCTAAAACATTTCTGGATCGGAGACGAAGAAGAAGTTAAGCAGAAAAAAACTCGCCTTTTTGGGGCGGAACCCCCGATCCTTTACGTACTTCACTACCTAGGTATAAAACCATGGCTGTGCTACAAGGACTATGATTGCAACTGGAATGTGGATATAATGCTAGAGTTCGCTAGCGATGTGGCACATGAAAGGTGGTGGAAAGTCCATGATGCAATGCCAGAGAAATTACACCAATTCTGCATGTTGAGATCGAAGCAAAAGGCACAGTTAGAGGTTGATAGAAGGGAGGCTGAGAAGGCGAATTTCAGTGACGGCCattggagaatcaaagttaaggACAGGCGAAGGAAGAAATGTATAGACAATATATGCTCATGGAGAAGTATGTTAAAACACTGGGGTGAAAGTAACTGGACTGATGATGAATTCTATGTTCCAACACCGCCAGCAATCAACACTGCTTCACTCTCGGGCTTATGA